DNA from Quercus lobata isolate SW786 chromosome 1, ValleyOak3.0 Primary Assembly, whole genome shotgun sequence:
CATTGAcgaaaatgtggaaaaaaaaaaaagatttgtggGAATCAAAAATTTTCCCCTATTTCagtaaaatgtgaaaaaaaaaaaaaaaaaaaaaaaaaaaaagagaaaagaattacGGCAacgggattgccgaaataggggggaAATTGTTtcccccctatttcggcaataccattgccataaatgtttaaaaaaaataaaaataaaataaaataaaaagagaaaaggattacggcaacgggattgccgaaataggggggaAACAAATTTCCCCCTATTttggcaataccattgccgtaaatgaaaaaaaaaaaaaaaagagattaccATTGccataaatgtaaaataaaaaaaaataaataataaataaaaaataaaaaaagaggattACAGCAacgggattgccgaaataggggggaAACAGATTTCCCTACTTCGgcaatggtaaaaaaaaaatgattacggcaacgggattgccgaaatagggggaaaaattttccccctatttcggcaataccattgccgtaaatgtgaaaaaaaaaatggaaaaaaagaggagaaaaggattacggcaacgagattgccgaaatagggggtAAACAAAtttccccctatttcggcaataccattgccataaattaaaaataaaataaaaaaagaaaggagaaaaggattacggcaatagcgttgccataaatgtgaaaaaaaaaaaaaaaaaaaaaaaaaaaaggagaaaagtacgaaaggattaaaaaaaaataaaaaggagagaaaacggcaatgggattgccgaaaatgtgggaaaaaaaatttcccctatttcggcagtGCCATTGCtgaaattgtgggaaaaaaaaattgtggtaatggtattgccgaaatagagaaaaaaaaaatttgtgacaaattaattgtggcaatggtattgtcgaaataggaaaaaaaatttgtgacaatctaattgccgaaaatgtgagaaaaaaaagaattgtggcaatggtattgccgaaatagaggagagagatataaaaaaagtacgcatattattctttcaatatatttttgacTGAACCAGTTTGGTTTGTCACGTTCTTTTAGAAATAGATaaggatagattcaagtacaCTAGTACATTGAATCTTTTTCTAaagtgcacgctgtaaacaaaaacaaaaaaaagtacataaatTCTTATAGAACGAAAAAATGACTgatgtgcacgctgtaaacaaaaaaaacatagaaagtATACAGATTCTtaccatagaaaagaaaaaatgattgatgtgcacactATAATGTGTGTATGATTATTGATGTGCACACTATAAGGTGTTattgaaaccctaaactataatacacaatatatatatagacacacagacacaaaataaataaacgtaCACCCCAATCTAACTTGCAGTGCTAGAAAACATCATAGCATATGGAATTAGTACCATGTtctttcaaataatacaaactAACAATATGGTCCAACCcctaaaaacataattaaaaaaaaaaaaaacaaaacaacaatccAACCAATCCACTGAAGTAGATTGAATACTTATGTTGGGTCATTCAGTTTAGCCACTAGTGGAGCTAGCCACAGTTCGAGTGAGGCATGTTCTTCTATTATGGCCTTCTTGCCTACAGAGACTGCACAATGGCCTTGGTTGATGCTCTGCCCCTTCGTCCATTTCATTTCGAAGGTGAGTTGTTCTTGGTCGACCTTTTTCACGACGCAACTTGACATTAGGATACAAGACCGGGAAATTAGGCTCATTCCAATGTACACTGTCTGGAACTATGCGAAATCTAGGTGCATAACAAGCAACTTGTTCTTCCAAATGGTAGCAACGGTCGATATATCGCATTGCAGAGATGCCTTGATATTTACACACGGCAATGACATGTGAGCACGGAATCTTATAAACCTGCCATTTTTGACAACTACAAGTGTTCTGCCTCAAATTTACCTCATGACGATGATTACCCCTATATGCAGAGTTAGGGTTTATTAGTGTTCTGACTTCAAACAGACCATCTTCATGACTGAACACGGTAACTGAATGCTTTGGTGCCTTTTTTCcccatttattgaatttattctTTGCATAGGCCGTAATGCGTTCACCGGCAGTAACCTCTGCACATGCCTTAGTATACCGATCGGCAAAGTAGGCGACACAACGATAGTATGTAAGTTCAACTAATGCAGTTATGGGCAGATTTCTAGCACTCTTTAGAATTCCATTGAAGCTTTCAGACAAGTTTGTGGTCATTTCCCCATAACGATGTCCACCATCGTATGCTAACGTCCACTTTTCCACCGGCATTTCCCTTAAATACTTCTCACCATCTGCACTTAATTGAGTAATTCTATCCCTGGTGATTTGATACTTTCGTAACTGGTTCTCCATGCCTGCCCACATTACCATAGCCTTCAAGTTTTTATTCCCAATTTGTTGATTGAAATTGCTAGCCACATGGCGAAGGCAAAAACGATGATACCAACGTGTCGATTGACATATAGTCCGTATCGCTGCCATTATACCAGGATGACGATCAGATATGACACATAACCCTTCTCGATTAGTGACATTAATCTGAATACAACGCAAAAACCAATACCAGCTATCATTAGTTTCCTTCTCCACAATGGCAAAGGCAAGTGGAAAAAGTCTGTTGTCACCATCCCAAGTTGATGCAATCAGTAACGTACCTTTATACTTACCATATAGGAAAGTTCCATCTATACTAATCACTAGCCTACAATGTTGAAAACCTTCAATTGATGGACCAAAAACCCAGAACACTCTCTCGAATATCGCACAGCCTGGCATAGTAGCAGGTATTGTTCTCCAAATAACCCTGTTGTCCGGGTTTGAATCAGTCAAAGCTTTCAACCATTTTGGCAATAATTGGTAAGATTTGTCCCAATCACCAAACACTCTACCAATTGCTTTCTCTTTTGCCTCCCACACCTTGAAATAAGAAGGTCTGTATTGGTACTTATTGTAAAGAGTCTGTTGAAGTGAAGCAATCTTTATGGTTGGATCATTTTTGACAACATCCCTCAACTCTTTCTCAATAACATGGGTGTCTAATTGCTCGTGATCTTGTGTGAGCGTAGACTCTGTACATGTGTGTGGACCATTGTACTTCCTAACCTCAAACAACCCATATGTAGCCCGGAAGCATGCTCGAAGACGCCAAGAACAATTTTTGCACCTTACAGACCAACATTCTGGATCTGACTCTCTTACACAAAATGTTTGGTTCCTCTTGATGTGATAGCGTTTAACAGCAGCTTGTAGTTCATCCTTATCGGCAAAAAGCAAGCCCACATAAAACTCTTGGGTAGGGTCCCAAATACTCTGAGTGGGCTTTTCAAATGGTGGGGTTGGATCAATTATATTATCCCACGTGTTCTGTGAAAAGCTTAGTGATGAAGGTTGATGGACTCCCATAGTTGAACTGCTTTCATGATTACCTTCATTTG
Protein-coding regions in this window:
- the LOC115994674 gene encoding uncharacterized protein LOC115994674; its protein translation is MGVHQPSSLSFSQNTWDNIIDPTPPFEKPTQSIWDPTQEFYVGLLFADKDELQAAVKRYHIKRNQTFCVRESDPECWSVRCKNCSWRLRACFRATYGLFEVRKYNGPHTCTESTLTQDHEQLDTHVIEKELRDVVKNDPTIKIASLQQTLYNKYQYRPSYFKVWEAKEKAIGRVFGDWDKSYQLLPKWLKALTDSNPDNRVIWRTIPATMPGCAIFERVFWVFGPSIEGFQHCRLVISIDGTFLYGKYKGTLLIASTWDGDNRLFPLAFAIVEKETNDSWYWFLRCIQINVTNREGLCVISDRHPGIMAAIRTICQSTRWYHRFCLRHVASNFNQQIGNKNLKAMVMWAGMENQLRKYQITRDRITQLSADGEKYLREMPVEKWTLAYDGGHRYGEMTTNLSESFNGILKSARNLPITALVELTYYRCVAYFADRYTKACAEVTAGERITAYAKNKFNKWGKKAPKHSVTVFSHEDGLFEVRTLINPNSAYRGNHRHEVNLRQNTCSCQKWQVYKIPCSHVIAVCKYQGISAMRYIDRCYHLEEQVACYAPRFRIVPDSVHWNEPNFPVLYPNVKLRREKGRPRTTHLRNEMDEGAEHQPRPLCSLCRQEGHNRRTCLTRTVASSTSG